A single genomic interval of Drosophila virilis strain 15010-1051.87 chromosome 2, Dvir_AGI_RSII-ME, whole genome shotgun sequence harbors:
- the LOC26531872 gene encoding uncharacterized protein: MDTILTIFSVLLLLMLLSNLDASNFKFTNVVCDSHNKSWIVFHECRLRVVQRNNITVNLNATLLHPVTVLHINTQILKKANGYKPWLVNVTIDFCAYLRRRNNPTINLVFGLIRTVSNLYHHCPFQGPQLISNLYVSPEMLRIPLPTGEYLLLTNWMFEKQIQAITKFYFSFVENLL, translated from the exons ATGGACACAATTTTGACAatattttctgtgctgctgctgttgatgttgctatCCAATTTG GATGCGTCAAACTTCAAGTTCACAAATGTGGTCTGCGATTCCCACAACAAGTCGTGGATTGTGTTTCACGAGTGCCGTTTACGCGTCGTACAGCGTAATAATATTACTGTTAATCTGAATGCAACTCTGTTGCATCCTGTGACAGTGTTGCACATAAATACGCAAATTCTAAAGAAAGCAAACGGTTATAAGCCCTGGTTGGTAAACGTAACCATTGACTTCTGCGCATATTTACGCAGGCGCAACAATCCGACTATTAATCTAGTTTTTGGATTAATCAGAACGGTTTCAAACCTATATCACCATTGTCCCTTCCAG GGTCCACAACTGATAAGTAATCTGTACGTAAGCCCTGAAATGCTGCGCATTCCGCTTCCTACTGgagaatatttattattgactAACTGGATGTTTGAAAAGCAGATACAAGCTATAACTAAATTTTACTTCTCATTCGTAGAGAACCTATTATAA